One window from the genome of bacterium encodes:
- a CDS encoding alanine racemase yields the protein MEPTTPTWAEISLSALRSNFKALQKLARGSEVLPVVKANAYGHGSVQVARALVGAGAKFLAVAFVEEGIVLRQGGIRVPILVLTPTFPAELPSLLKNKLIPQVSSLAGARVVSQAAQKMGLAKVGVHVKLDTGM from the coding sequence ATGGAACCCACCACCCCCACTTGGGCCGAGATCTCGCTTTCCGCGCTCCGATCCAACTTCAAGGCCCTCCAAAAGCTCGCCCGAGGCTCGGAGGTCCTTCCGGTGGTCAAGGCCAATGCCTATGGCCATGGGAGCGTCCAGGTCGCCCGGGCGCTGGTCGGGGCCGGGGCCAAGTTCCTGGCGGTGGCCTTCGTGGAAGAGGGGATCGTCCTTCGCCAGGGCGGGATCCGGGTGCCCATCCTGGTCCTCACCCCCACCTTTCCCGCCGAATTGCCGTCCCTGCTCAAGAACAAGCTCATTCCCCAGGTCAGCTCCCTTGCGGGGGCGCGGGTCGTTTCCCAAGCGGCCCAAAAGATGGGTCTCGCGAAGGTCGGGGTCCACGTCAAATTGGATACGGGGATGG